In bacterium, one DNA window encodes the following:
- a CDS encoding VCBS repeat-containing protein: protein MAGAGGCVAVALSGVLLAAQAAAAAGGSWFTDVTATAAVPSLKYGEGVNIVDLNADGLPEIFLPVPRGRCRLLVNRGGFAFDDGTAAKGLESAVGIGAVVWDLDGDGRPDVYVVRGEHVPGANGVYLQRADGTFVERGAQLGAPGRKNGISALALDADRDGAADLFVAGWSGNVLYRGDKRGGGGSFTEAADAGLGPAAKCWGAVSTDFDGDGWPDVVAACGARGLPQGARLYRNRGNGTFEDWTARSGVTGIDWAIGVVAADFHGQGRSDLLFTNLDGPDRLFRNDGGGRFTDVTAASGLASGRSVGATAGDVDGDLLTDLVVAGFAGPARVLRNLGGGRFADVTGVTGLGGQTRNDGIALADLDGDGDLDLYVTNFEGRNRLYRNELGGARALKVRVPAGAASVGAVARIYRAGSAGKPEALLATRELQTGYGVCSQGPAELVFHLPAGVACDLSVTWPDGTVATTPGVKPGTLTLAPAQR, encoded by the coding sequence GGCACTGTCCGGCGTTCTGCTCGCGGCGCAGGCCGCAGCGGCTGCGGGCGGCTCCTGGTTCACCGACGTCACGGCGACCGCCGCGGTCCCGTCCCTCAAGTACGGGGAAGGCGTCAACATCGTCGACCTGAACGCCGACGGGCTGCCGGAAATCTTCCTGCCGGTGCCGCGCGGCCGCTGTCGCCTGCTCGTCAACCGCGGCGGCTTCGCCTTCGACGACGGTACCGCGGCCAAGGGGCTGGAGAGCGCCGTCGGGATCGGCGCCGTCGTCTGGGACCTGGACGGGGACGGGCGCCCGGACGTCTATGTCGTGCGCGGCGAGCACGTCCCGGGCGCCAACGGCGTCTACCTGCAGCGCGCTGACGGGACCTTCGTGGAGCGGGGGGCGCAGCTGGGCGCGCCGGGGCGGAAGAACGGGATCTCCGCGCTCGCGCTGGATGCGGACCGCGACGGGGCCGCGGACCTGTTCGTCGCCGGGTGGAGCGGCAACGTGCTGTACCGGGGTGACAAGCGCGGGGGGGGGGGCTCGTTCACCGAGGCGGCGGACGCCGGCCTGGGCCCGGCGGCGAAGTGCTGGGGCGCGGTGTCCACGGACTTCGACGGCGACGGCTGGCCGGACGTCGTCGCCGCGTGCGGCGCGCGCGGGCTGCCGCAGGGCGCGCGGCTCTATCGCAACCGCGGCAACGGGACCTTCGAGGACTGGACGGCGCGCTCGGGCGTCACTGGTATCGACTGGGCCATCGGCGTCGTTGCCGCGGACTTCCATGGCCAGGGGCGGTCCGATCTGCTCTTCACGAACCTCGACGGGCCGGACCGGCTGTTCCGCAACGACGGCGGCGGGCGCTTCACGGACGTGACGGCCGCGTCGGGCCTGGCCTCCGGCAGGAGCGTCGGCGCCACGGCGGGGGACGTCGACGGGGACCTGCTCACGGACCTGGTCGTCGCAGGCTTCGCAGGCCCGGCGCGCGTCTTACGCAACCTCGGCGGCGGCCGCTTCGCCGACGTCACGGGCGTCACCGGCCTCGGCGGCCAGACGCGCAACGACGGCATCGCGCTGGCCGATCTCGACGGCGACGGGGACCTCGACCTGTACGTCACCAACTTCGAGGGGCGCAACCGCCTGTACCGCAACGAACTGGGCGGCGCGCGCGCCCTGAAGGTCCGCGTCCCTGCCGGCGCGGCATCCGTGGGGGCGGTGGCGAGGATCTACCGGGCCGGTTCGGCCGGGAAGCCCGAGGCGCTGCTCGCGACGCGGGAGCTGCAGACCGGCTACGGGGTCTGCTCTCAGGGGCCGGCCGAGCTCGTGTTCCACCTGCCGGCCGGCGTCGCCTGCGACCTGTCCGTCACCTGGCCCGACGGCACGGTGGCGACGACCCCCGGCGTGAAGCCCGGGACGCTGACGCTCGCCCCGGCGCAGCGCTAG